A genomic window from Brassica oleracea var. oleracea cultivar TO1000 chromosome C8, BOL, whole genome shotgun sequence includes:
- the LOC106311454 gene encoding A-kinase anchor protein 12-like isoform X2, translating to MGPLVGETELPEAILKAGKDLLEPHSSTDSLLDLLHKVETLLSIVEQDPIVAVQSALRPSTKALISADLLRNPDSDVRVYVVSCLTEIMRITAPEAPYNDDHMKDIFEVTVEAFGKLADASSRSYKKAEAVLDTVAKVRSSLVMLDLECDDVILEMFRQFLKVISPDHPQPVLHSMETIMITVIDESEEVSMDLLEILLAAVKKESQDVSPMASKLVEKVLSSCASTLRPCIMEALKSTGTSLEMYSPVVSSICQSEAATTEAQIVVNPKETEAGEKTLEEQVVPSDSLKVPYLEKLDLGLSVKGARSKRTARGGTRANGDDKVTKGSDLQQLLKQGHSESTDTDTESGSARRRGRKPNSLMNPEEGYSFKTSSGKNDSSRGKLAGKKAPSPSKVAQTNQPVVISLSPSSKSRKKGSGKRSRSKMEETDLDAASLARPVSKKPTVKKDEPEEEDLMETDIEKPEDGIKTAKPSKKEKKAENGSAKTSAKKPLEESKTSGKKIVHSEAKKNNSKTDIPQSSKSKKKSSPATTPATKESEQTPKSHPKRKRTAGEEVESNKSKLGQELVGKRVKVWWPLDKKFYEGVIQSYDGRTRRHKVLYSDGEAEAIYLKNETWEIIQDKSSASEEKEDDDLPDSTPLSDIMRRQKAKKSKNVELSSSSDVRSSKEKEPVTNSTKQGKRKKGALKSLSNEPESREEKDVKSSKEPKAETGRTKKRQKVARDMHRESEKDCDDKEEAATKGEGSVKSDAEPECKRDHQELADDPNAETKTDGEELKSTNKSNAEPEIDGEEQETAKEPTAELKIDGEEQEPVKEIIEETETEAQEGESAKEPNADTKLIEKEDMSEVQEVESAKEPSADTKLIEKEDMSAVQEVESAKEPSADTKLIEKEDMSEEQVGESAKEPSADTKLIEKEDMSAVQEVESAKEPSADTKLIEKEDMSEVREGESAKEPSEDAKEDISEEQSHGAEKEPSVTETGKVENEAEEDDQRAVKEVGEETDKAEAGTTPVSG from the exons ATGGGTCCTCTTGTCGGAGAAACCGAACTCCCTGAAGCTATCCTCAAGGCTGGAAAAGATCTCCTCGAGCCTCATTCCTCTACTGATTCCCTTCTCGACCTTCTCCAT AAAGTGGAGACTCTGCTCTCTATTGTGGAGCAAGATCCTATTGTAGCTGTGCAAAGTGCCCTGAGACCATCTACCAAGGCTTTGATATCTGCTGATCTCTTGAGAAACCCTGATTCCGATGTTAGGGTTTACGTTGTCTCCTGCTTAACGGAGATTATGAGGATAACTGCCCCTGAGGCACCATATAACGATGACCACATGAAG GATATCTTCGAGGTGACAGTAGAAGCCTTTGGAAAACTAGCTGATGCTTCCTCTCGCAGTTACAAGAAAGCGGAGGCTGTTCTTGATACTGTTGCTAAGGTCAGGTCTTCCTTGGTGATGTTGGACTTGGAGTGCGATGACGTTATCTTAGAGATGTTTCGGCAGTTCTTGAAAGTCATAAG CCCGGACCATCCTCAACCGGTGCTTCATTCAATGGAAACGATAATGATAACTGTTATAGATGAAAGTGAAGAAGTATCCATGGACTTGCTAGAGATTCTATTGGCTGCTGTCAAAAAAGAAAGCCAG GATGTCTCACCAATGGCTTCGAAGCTTGTGGAGAAGGTTCTCAGTAGCTGCGCCTCTACGCTTCGACCGTGCATCATGGAAGCTTTGAAGTCCACAGGGACAAGCTTGGAGATGTATTCTCCAGTGGTTTCGTCAATATGCCAAAGCGAAGCTGCTACTACTGAAGCGCAAATCGTTGTTAACCCCAAAGAAACTGAG GCAGGTGAAAAGACGTTAGAAGAACAAGTAGTTCCAAGTGATTCATTGAAGGTACCGTATTTG GAAAAACTGGATTTGGGTCTCTCTGTCAAGGGGGCTAGGTCCAAGAGAACTGCAAGAGGTGGAACTCGAGCCAATGGAGATGACAAAGTAACAAAAGGAAGTGATTTGCAACAACTTTTGAAGCAAGGGCATTCCGAAAGTACAGACACAGATACTGAATCAGGGTCTGCTAGGAGGAGAGGGCGGAAACCCAATTCACTGATGAATCCCGAGGAAGGCTACTCATTCAAGACGTCATCAGGCAAGAATGATTCATCACGTGGAAAGCTCGCTGGCAAGAAAGCACCTTCCCCTAGTAAAGTTGCTCAAACGAATCAGCCTGTTGTTATTTCTCTCTCGCCCTCTAGTAAGTCTAGGAAGAAAGGGTCAGGTAAACGAAGCCGGAGTAAGATGGAAGAGACAGATCTTGATGCGGCTTCTTTAGCTAGGCCAGTATCAAAGAAACCGACTGTGAAGAAGGATGAGCCTGAAGAAGAAGATTTAATGGAAACTGACATTGAAAAGCCTGAAGATGGCATTAAGACTGCCAAGCCAAGTAAAAAGGAGAAGAAAGCAGAGAATGGTTCAGCGAAAACTTCAGCAAAGAAGCCACTTGAAGAATCTAAGACCAGTGGGAAAAAAATAGTCCACTCAGAAGCAAAGAAAAACAATTCAAAAACTGATATTCCCCAGTCCTCAAAGAGCAAG AAGAAGAGCTCCCCAGCAACAACGCCTGCGACCAAAGAATCCGAACAAACTCCCAAGAGCCATCCCAAGAGAAAACGGACAGCTGGAGAGGAAGTG GAGTCCAATAAGAGTAAGCTTGGTCAGGAACTGGTTGGTAAGAGAGTTAAAGTCTGGTGGCCACTCGACAAGAA GTTTTATGAAGGCGTCATACAATCCTATGATGGTCGTACGAGGAGGCATAAA GTCTTGTATTCTGATGGGGAGGCTGAAGCGATTTATCTTAAAAATGAAACTTGGGAGATAATCCAGGATAAGTCTTCAGCCAGTGAG GAAAAGGAGGATGATGATCTGCCTGATTCTACTCCTTTATCTGACAT AATGCGAAGGCAGAAAGCCAAGAAGAGCAAAAATGTGGAACTGAGCAGTTCTTCAGACGTCAG ATCCTCGAAGGAGAAAGAACCTGTAACAAACTCCACTAAGCAAGGGAAACGAAAGAAAGGTGCGCTGAAGAGCTTAAGCAATGAACCAGAAAGCAGAGAGGAGAAAGATGTTAAATCGTCAAAAGAGCCGAAAGCTGAAACTGGCAGGACTAAGAAAAGGCAGAAGGTGGCTCGAGATATGCACCGGGAAAGTGAAAAAGACTGTGATGACAAGGAGGAAGCTGCAACCAAGGGTGAAGGCAGTGTGAAATCCGATGCGGAGCCTGAATGTAAGAGAGATCACCAAGAACTGGCAGATGATCCAAATGCGGAAACCAAAACTGATGGAGAAGAGCTGAAGTCTACAAACAAGTCAAATGCAGAACCAGAAATTGATGGAGAAGAACAGGAGACAGCAAAAGAGCCAACGGCAGAACTCAAAATTGATGGAGAAGAGCAAGAACCAGTGAAAGAGATTATTGAAGAAACTGAAACTGAGGCACAAGAGGGAGAATCAGCAAAAGAGCCAAATGCAGACACAAAATTGATCGAGAAGGAGGATATGTCTGAGGTACAAGAGGTAGAATCAGCGAAAGAGCCAAGTGCAGATACAAAATTGATTGAGAAGGAGGATATGTCTGCGGTGCAAGAGGTAGAATCAGCGAAAGAGCCAAGTGCAGATACAAAATTGATTGAGAAGGAGGATATGTCTGAGGAGCAAGTGGGAGAATCTGCAAAAGAGCCGAGTGCAGACACAAAATTGATTGAGAAGGAGGATATGTCTGCGGTACAAGAGGTAGAATCAGCGAAAGAGCCAAGTGCAGACACAAAATTGATTGAGAAGGAGGATATGTCTGAGGTACGAGAGGGAGAATCAGCAAAAGAGCCAAGTGAAGACGCTAAGGAGGACATATCTGAGGAGCAGAGTCATGGAGCTGAAAAAGAGCCAAGTGTGACTGAGACTGGTAAAGTAGAAAATGAAGCTGAAGAAGATGATCAGAGAGCAGTTAAGGAAGTGGGAGAAGAGACTGATAAAGCAGAAGCTGGTACTACCCCTGTTTCAGGTTGA